A window of Campylobacter cuniculorum DSM 23162 = LMG 24588 contains these coding sequences:
- a CDS encoding AAA family ATPase, whose protein sequence is MKVSIKKIGMLDEAEFEVGDLTLICGENNTGKTYATYSLYGYLDFMRTIRRNVLLKMKGSVFDSMEQVKNETKLSYEEIKKRLEGYVQEKTKIYSNRILFQTMAGKREDFLDAEFNVKFEISLENIKYAVQRYLEDDNLNRRYKRTIQHTIYDDGLSFSSLNKENFDEYLDYFFDAILKIIFMRNFILSVERTGASIFQEELDFYKIAKLETMQKMLKEENIGFFEIEKTLDRKKQLYPKPVRDNIDFIREIKSISKQESIFRENKDEYKILFEILGKIVGGKYKATDSGILFQPKGSRKAYNIEIASSSVRSLLILNYYIFHEAQKNDILMIDEPELNLHPKNQILIARLLVLLVNAGIKVFITTHSDYIVRELSNCIMLKNLSQSQIQRLKKRGYSQEYALEDSKVKAYLAENIKGKNTLKKVDIKKEQGIFIKTFDEPIDSQNENQGLIFEELMRK, encoded by the coding sequence ATGAAAGTTTCTATAAAAAAGATTGGGATGCTCGATGAGGCAGAATTTGAAGTGGGAGATCTAACGCTTATTTGTGGTGAAAACAACACAGGTAAAACTTATGCAACCTATAGTTTATATGGGTATTTGGATTTTATGAGGACTATTCGTAGAAATGTATTGCTAAAGATGAAAGGGAGTGTTTTTGATAGTATGGAACAAGTCAAAAATGAAACTAAACTTTCGTATGAAGAGATAAAAAAAAGGCTGGAAGGATATGTGCAAGAGAAAACAAAGATATATTCTAATCGTATATTATTCCAAACTATGGCAGGGAAGAGAGAGGATTTCTTGGATGCAGAATTTAATGTAAAATTTGAGATTTCTTTAGAAAATATAAAATATGCCGTTCAACGATATTTAGAGGATGACAATTTAAATAGAAGATATAAAAGAACAATACAACATACTATTTATGATGATGGATTAAGTTTTTCTAGTTTAAACAAAGAAAACTTTGATGAGTATCTCGATTATTTTTTTGATGCGATACTCAAGATAATATTTATGAGAAATTTTATTTTAAGCGTTGAAAGAACGGGAGCATCTATATTTCAAGAGGAGTTAGATTTCTATAAAATAGCAAAGTTAGAAACAATGCAAAAAATGCTCAAAGAAGAAAATATTGGATTTTTTGAAATAGAGAAAACATTAGACAGAAAAAAACAACTTTACCCTAAACCCGTAAGAGATAATATTGATTTTATTAGGGAAATAAAATCAATATCAAAACAAGAAAGTATTTTTAGGGAGAATAAAGATGAATATAAAATACTCTTTGAAATTTTAGGCAAGATTGTTGGAGGAAAATATAAAGCAACAGATTCTGGAATCTTGTTTCAACCTAAGGGTTCTAGAAAAGCTTATAATATTGAAATAGCTTCTAGTTCAGTGCGCTCTTTGTTAATATTAAATTATTATATTTTTCATGAAGCTCAAAAAAATGATATCCTAATGATAGATGAGCCTGAACTCAATCTCCATCCTAAAAATCAAATTCTCATTGCAAGATTGCTTGTTTTGCTTGTTAATGCGGGAATTAAGGTGTTTATTACCACGCATAGCGATTATATTGTGCGAGAGCTTAGCAATTGCATTATGTTAAAAAATCTTTCACAAAGTCAAATTCAACGGCTAAAAAAACGAGGATACAGCCAAGAATACGCTTTAGAAGACTCAAAAGTTAAGGCATATTTAGCAGAGAATATTAAGGGTAAAAATACTTTAAAAAAGGTGGATATCAAGAAGGAGCAAGGTATTTTTATAAAAACCTTTGATGAGCCTATAGATTCACAAAATGAGAATCAAGGATTGATTTTTGAAGAGCTTATGCGAAAATAA
- the modA gene encoding molybdate ABC transporter substrate-binding protein — protein sequence MKNIFVFFAILFFSLNLHAEKISVFVASSASKAMSEVRDEFIKTHPKDEIELVFGASGKHYQLLKEGREFDLFFSADAKYAEQISKDSNAISEPKVYALGVVALYALEDKFLENGIEGLAEKSEQIKHLSIANPKVAPYGEAAEEVLHNLKIYDIFKDKIVLGDNISQPVLHVDSAAAEVGIVAYSLVSAVNKPKGKAVIIDDKLFKPLEQSFVITKYAKGKELAKEFADFVVSEEGKKIIKKYGFNTP from the coding sequence ATGAAAAACATCTTTGTATTTTTTGCCATATTATTTTTTTCACTCAATTTACACGCTGAAAAAATCAGTGTCTTTGTCGCTTCAAGTGCCTCCAAAGCGATGAGTGAGGTTAGAGATGAGTTTATAAAAACACATCCTAAAGATGAGATAGAGCTTGTTTTTGGTGCTTCTGGTAAGCATTATCAGCTTTTAAAAGAGGGAAGAGAATTTGATCTTTTCTTTTCAGCCGATGCAAAATATGCAGAACAAATCAGCAAAGATTCAAATGCTATAAGCGAACCAAAGGTTTATGCTTTAGGTGTTGTGGCTCTTTATGCCTTAGAAGATAAATTTTTAGAAAATGGGATAGAAGGCTTGGCTGAAAAATCAGAGCAGATTAAGCATTTAAGTATTGCAAATCCTAAAGTGGCTCCTTATGGTGAGGCTGCTGAAGAAGTGCTTCATAATCTTAAAATTTATGATATTTTCAAAGATAAAATCGTCTTAGGCGACAATATCTCTCAACCTGTACTTCATGTTGATAGTGCGGCAGCTGAAGTGGGCATAGTGGCTTATTCTTTAGTTTCTGCTGTGAATAAGCCTAAAGGCAAGGCTGTGATTATCGATGATAAACTTTTTAAGCCTTTAGAACAATCCTTTGTCATCACAAAATACGCAAAAGGCAAGGAACTTGCTAAAGAATTTGCAGATTTTGTTGTTTCAGAAGAGGGCAAAAAAATCATCAAAAAATATGGATTTAACACGCCTTGA
- a CDS encoding ATP-binding protein gives MNINIRAVVDELKNIKVGNVIFELIMNAMQANATYIELKITARSLYNKDEIEISYIDKIEVIDNGDGFNECNIRSFGEYRSDYKKSLGCKGIGRFMYLKLFGNVKVISKNKEFDFTYDNGMTEPKERDFNNETRVILSNPKDKLSMNFSKIRDQIVEHFLAYFKTGNKNIQIAIYKNDEELGKIKSNDIPYFKKKEFKIKKYSFVLSYLFGNNEFKNEGFYVANHRVVVKNSDLDQDSKYNLPKEKDLRIFYILESDYFDKNVNDERNEFQIYPKQKNSLEFQDLNWNEIYNELENQLKEIYKEHNFDIENTIRENRKKSIKELPYLGGYFEYRNELNANDMLENAKKEFNEDKDFLRDDSNKEKEGYGSKLTKVTQAELAEYVFDRDKLIQQLKNFVKKGGIEAEIHNLFMPQKTFDDKQNYKTNNVWLFDDRFMCYDKIFSDMQIKDIFPKLHGKIERPDLLSIISNTYEKEKITDILLIEFKKPEDSRDYFPKANRQILDYASCINEAYPQKNLRIWAYGFLKFSDIILEDLKNDDYNRIYTNAKFPICYKYNKENNVIVNFMDYNSLICDAENRNQLFLDILRGKYL, from the coding sequence ATGAACATAAATATAAGAGCAGTCGTAGATGAATTAAAAAATATTAAAGTTGGAAATGTAATATTTGAATTAATAATGAATGCAATGCAGGCGAATGCTACGTATATTGAGCTTAAGATTACAGCTCGTAGCTTATATAACAAAGATGAAATTGAAATTTCCTATATAGATAAAATTGAAGTGATTGATAATGGTGATGGTTTTAATGAATGTAATATTAGGTCTTTTGGGGAATACCGTAGTGATTATAAGAAATCGTTAGGTTGCAAGGGTATTGGGAGGTTTATGTATCTCAAGCTTTTTGGGAATGTCAAGGTTATAAGTAAAAATAAAGAATTTGATTTTACCTATGATAATGGCATGACAGAGCCTAAGGAACGAGATTTTAATAATGAAACAAGAGTGATTTTGTCAAATCCAAAAGATAAACTTTCAATGAATTTTTCTAAAATCAGAGATCAAATTGTAGAACATTTTTTGGCTTATTTCAAAACAGGAAATAAAAATATTCAAATAGCTATTTATAAAAATGATGAAGAATTAGGTAAAATCAAAAGCAATGATATACCTTATTTTAAAAAGAAAGAATTTAAAATTAAAAAATATTCTTTTGTTCTATCATATTTATTTGGAAATAATGAGTTTAAAAATGAAGGATTTTATGTTGCAAATCATAGGGTTGTGGTAAAAAATTCAGATTTAGATCAAGACAGTAAGTATAATTTACCCAAAGAAAAAGATTTAAGAATATTTTATATCTTAGAATCTGATTATTTTGATAAAAATGTTAATGATGAAAGAAATGAATTTCAAATTTACCCTAAACAAAAAAACTCACTTGAGTTTCAAGATTTGAATTGGAATGAAATATACAATGAATTGGAAAATCAACTTAAAGAAATCTATAAAGAACATAATTTTGATATAGAAAATACAATTAGAGAAAATAGAAAAAAATCAATTAAAGAGTTGCCTTATCTTGGGGGATATTTTGAATATAGAAATGAGTTAAATGCAAATGATATGTTAGAAAATGCAAAGAAAGAGTTTAATGAAGATAAAGATTTTTTAAGAGATGATAGCAATAAAGAAAAAGAAGGTTATGGATCAAAATTAACTAAAGTGACTCAAGCAGAATTAGCTGAATATGTATTTGATAGAGATAAATTAATTCAACAATTAAAAAACTTTGTTAAGAAAGGTGGTATAGAGGCCGAAATTCATAATTTGTTTATGCCACAGAAAACATTTGATGATAAACAGAATTATAAAACCAATAATGTTTGGTTGTTTGACGATAGGTTTATGTGTTATGATAAAATTTTTAGTGATATGCAAATCAAAGATATTTTTCCAAAATTACATGGTAAGATAGAAAGACCAGATTTGTTAAGTATTATTTCAAATACTTATGAAAAAGAAAAAATCACTGATATTTTGCTTATAGAATTTAAAAAACCTGAAGACAGTAGAGATTATTTTCCAAAAGCAAATCGTCAAATTTTGGATTATGCTTCTTGTATTAATGAAGCATATCCACAAAAAAACTTAAGAATTTGGGCTTATGGTTTTTTGAAGTTTAGTGATATAATCCTGGAGGATCTTAAAAATGATGATTATAATAGGATATATACAAATGCAAAATTCCCTATTTGCTATAAATATAACAAAGAAAATAATGTGATAGTTAATTTTATGGATTATAATTCTTTAATTTGTGATGCAGAAAATAGAAATCAGTTATTTTTGGATATTTTACGAGGAAAATATTTGTGA
- a CDS encoding phosphoethanolamine transferase — translation MFHLRKWGGYLALSLATFLAFIATGFIFSLVNDFYSPRLSFQFLAAFIPASLILPLVKPRFLSLCLFVLFLLMELIQFSHIFYFKTPLNVYSLHLMWGEFKEIALASQGVLPWGLFHVFVLLCVYGTLIFLYLKIQSKTSFIATILLILLLSILPYKALFKSPHIRNFVPRNDDISLLNDLKVFTAYFLIYLKTKNKDIPKYLPYELSYEKVSPRNIVLILGESVNANHIALLGYERNTTPKLKELALNDENFIAKKALSSSVLTNVSLPMFMNISYNHNDIQHILNENTHLFKLAKQAGFKTYYISNQEESLLSYMSSNFIDVLYTKENYALKSSKIGDLVLLKKLDELAPLFKEGSNFIVFHQRSSHVPYKDQYKGYKQADVFPLSRDLNQNIINTYDNSIIFDDYVLSHIFEKFKTMKTPTYILFVPDHGETLGELGENNQSEFHHGFLSKNVANIPIFASAYGVKKDDEFIKDLRQIFTPTHYELGVALAKLMGFKIINPNFKQGIFYINGNDLAGNNGYIEVLKQGEKLEFKTHSP, via the coding sequence ATGTTTCATTTAAGAAAATGGGGGGGGTATCTTGCTCTAAGCCTTGCCACTTTTTTAGCTTTTATTGCGACGGGATTTATTTTTTCTCTTGTCAATGATTTTTACTCTCCACGTCTTTCCTTTCAGTTTTTAGCCGCTTTTATCCCTGCAAGTTTGATTTTACCCTTAGTTAAGCCACGTTTTTTAAGCCTTTGTTTATTTGTTTTGTTTTTATTGATGGAGCTCATACAATTTAGTCATATTTTTTATTTCAAAACGCCTTTAAATGTCTATTCTTTGCATTTAATGTGGGGAGAATTTAAAGAAATTGCTTTGGCGAGTCAGGGGGTTTTGCCTTGGGGATTATTTCATGTCTTTGTGCTTTTGTGTGTCTATGGAACTTTGATTTTTCTCTATCTTAAAATTCAAAGCAAAACAAGCTTCATTGCTACGATTTTACTCATTTTATTGCTAAGCATTTTGCCCTATAAAGCCCTTTTTAAAAGTCCGCATATAAGAAATTTTGTTCCCAGAAACGATGATATAAGTTTGTTGAATGATTTGAAGGTCTTCACTGCGTATTTTTTAATCTATCTTAAAACAAAAAACAAAGACATCCCAAAATATTTGCCCTATGAACTCTCATATGAAAAAGTTTCACCAAGAAATATTGTTTTGATTTTAGGAGAAAGTGTCAATGCCAATCACATAGCTTTGTTAGGATATGAAAGAAACACCACTCCAAAACTCAAAGAATTAGCTTTAAACGATGAAAATTTCATCGCTAAAAAGGCTTTATCAAGCTCTGTTTTGACAAATGTTAGTTTGCCTATGTTTATGAATATTTCTTACAATCACAATGATATACAACATATTTTAAATGAAAACACGCATCTTTTTAAACTTGCTAAACAAGCGGGATTTAAGACTTATTATATTTCTAATCAAGAAGAATCTCTGCTTTCTTATATGAGTTCAAATTTTATTGATGTTTTATACACGAAAGAAAATTATGCTTTAAAATCTTCAAAAATAGGTGATTTAGTCTTGCTTAAAAAACTTGATGAATTAGCCCCTTTATTTAAAGAGGGTTCGAATTTCATCGTCTTTCATCAAAGAAGTTCCCATGTTCCCTATAAAGACCAATACAAAGGCTACAAACAAGCCGATGTTTTTCCTTTATCGCGTGATTTAAATCAAAATATCATCAATACTTATGATAATTCAATCATTTTTGATGACTATGTTTTATCGCATATCTTTGAAAAATTCAAAACAATGAAAACGCCTACTTATATACTTTTTGTGCCCGATCATGGTGAAACACTAGGAGAATTAGGCGAGAACAATCAAAGCGAATTCCATCATGGATTTTTGAGCAAAAATGTTGCGAATATTCCTATTTTTGCAAGTGCGTATGGGGTGAAAAAGGATGATGAATTCATCAAAGATTTAAGGCAGATTTTTACACCAACGCATTATGAATTAGGTGTAGCACTTGCTAAACTTATGGGTTTTAAAATCATCAATCCAAATTTTAAGCAAGGAATTTTTTATATCAATGGCAATGATTTGGCGGGAAACAATGGCTATATAGAAGTTTTAAAGCAGGGAGAAAAATTAGAATTTAAAACCCATTCGCCTTAA
- a CDS encoding HsdM family class I SAM-dependent methyltransferase — MKESENSFCLGVLYDTERLYLFKKQNNKFLRYSQEFNQKGEDSKTDDLSLHLPDPYLNLPDFEHLKNFLYPKPIFRDKRTIEELDTISGLHSMTLNLAMYNILYALDKVGLVNQKGYLILIQILALKIYDEKHNTPLLFYILEQEMNYQKISDKNIQKFINRIETLIENASGNYRKILKSKELDFKNENHLKVLICVVKEFQDYSFVKSYKSDLYQLIFHRFAQPFAKDSNAQFLTPLPLIDFLVSVVNPRNGESVIDPTVGIADFLSVSYVNSKSKLDDNNIFGIDIDEQMISLATLNMLLNGDGNATLEQKSDLGSIANKFDKDNNILELDSSLNKDGNWDNRADDKELKKFDVVLINPPFGEKRAFIPTNEQERKIIQCYETWKFYNGKIDLGVVFLENAYRILKDNGRFGIVLSNSIASIDTHGKTREWLMKKMRIVAIFDLPANTFAETGVNVSMIVAYKPKIDELERLKKQGYSIFIKNIENIGYEVKTINRQKTFVNVYKINPQSFEIELDSQGRAKLNEDFTQTLNEFKSWCALQEETLQNIFIKEK, encoded by the coding sequence ATGAAAGAAAGCGAAAATTCTTTTTGTCTGGGTGTTTTATATGATACTGAACGACTTTACTTATTTAAAAAACAAAATAATAAATTTTTGCGTTATTCTCAAGAATTTAATCAAAAAGGTGAGGACTCTAAAACAGATGATTTGAGTTTGCATTTACCTGATCCTTATTTAAATCTACCGGATTTTGAGCATTTAAAAAACTTTTTATATCCTAAGCCTATTTTTCGAGATAAAAGAACCATTGAGGAACTAGATACAATTTCAGGTTTGCATTCAATGACACTTAATCTTGCAATGTATAATATACTTTACGCTTTAGATAAAGTGGGCTTAGTTAATCAAAAGGGTTATTTAATCCTTATCCAAATTCTTGCTTTGAAAATCTATGATGAAAAACACAACACGCCTTTATTGTTTTATATTTTAGAACAAGAGATGAATTATCAAAAAATATCTGATAAAAATATACAAAAATTTATTAATAGAATAGAAACTCTTATAGAAAATGCGAGTGGAAACTATCGCAAAATTCTCAAATCAAAAGAGCTGGATTTTAAAAATGAAAACCACCTTAAAGTATTAATTTGTGTGGTTAAAGAATTTCAGGATTATTCTTTTGTAAAATCTTATAAAAGTGATTTATATCAGCTCATTTTTCATCGTTTTGCCCAACCTTTTGCTAAAGATTCTAATGCACAATTTCTTACACCTTTACCATTGATTGATTTTTTAGTGAGCGTTGTAAATCCACGCAATGGCGAGAGTGTGATAGACCCAACTGTTGGTATTGCGGATTTTCTTTCTGTTTCTTATGTGAATTCTAAATCAAAACTTGATGACAATAATATTTTTGGTATCGACATTGATGAACAAATGATAAGCTTAGCTACACTAAATATGCTTCTTAACGGCGATGGCAATGCAACTTTAGAACAAAAATCAGATTTAGGCTCTATTGCAAATAAATTTGATAAAGACAATAATATTTTAGAATTAGATTCTAGTTTAAATAAAGATGGCAATTGGGACAATAGAGCTGATGATAAAGAGCTTAAAAAATTTGATGTTGTATTGATAAATCCTCCTTTTGGTGAAAAACGAGCCTTTATTCCGACAAACGAGCAAGAAAGAAAGATTATACAATGCTATGAAACTTGGAAATTTTATAATGGTAAAATAGATTTGGGTGTAGTGTTTTTGGAGAATGCATATAGAATCTTAAAAGACAATGGACGCTTTGGTATTGTGCTTAGCAATTCTATCGCGAGTATTGATACACATGGAAAAACAAGAGAATGGCTTATGAAAAAAATGCGGATTGTAGCTATTTTTGACTTACCTGCTAATACCTTTGCCGAAACAGGCGTGAATGTTTCTATGATAGTCGCTTATAAACCCAAAATTGATGAGTTAGAAAGGCTTAAAAAACAAGGATATAGTATCTTTATAAAAAACATAGAAAATATAGGCTATGAAGTCAAAACAATCAATCGGCAAAAAACTTTTGTCAATGTGTATAAAATCAATCCTCAAAGCTTTGAGATAGAGCTTGACTCACAAGGTAGGGCGAAACTCAACGAGGATTTTACTCAAACTTTAAATGAATTTAAATCTTGGTGTGCCTTGCAAGAAGAAACTTTACAAAATATATTTATCAAAGAAAAATAA
- the modB gene encoding molybdate ABC transporter permease subunit has protein sequence MFDYDFLQTLWLSFKLAFLTTFLLFFVGIFIAYMFAFVNFPLKAIFQVIVAMPLVLPPSVLGFYLLIAFSQNSIIGAFLKEYFNLSLVFTFEGLVFASMIFSLPFMVNPLQSAFSSLNPNLIHVSYTLGKGKIETLFRIILPNCKAGIFSACVMAFAHTIGEFGVVMMIGGHKKGETLVASIAIYDELEALNYTLAHQYAFALFALSFILLLSLYFVNKKFNN, from the coding sequence ATGTTTGATTATGATTTTTTACAAACCTTGTGGTTGAGTTTTAAACTCGCTTTTCTTACGACCTTTTTGCTTTTTTTTGTTGGAATTTTTATCGCTTATATGTTTGCTTTTGTGAATTTTCCTTTAAAAGCTATTTTTCAAGTGATTGTTGCTATGCCTTTGGTTTTACCGCCGAGTGTTTTGGGATTTTACCTGCTTATAGCTTTTTCACAAAATTCAATCATCGGTGCGTTTTTAAAAGAATATTTTAATCTCTCTTTAGTTTTTACCTTTGAAGGACTTGTCTTTGCTTCTATGATTTTTTCTTTACCTTTTATGGTTAATCCTTTACAAAGTGCCTTTTCTTCTCTCAATCCAAATTTAATCCACGTTTCTTACACGCTTGGAAAAGGTAAAATAGAAACACTTTTTAGAATCATTTTACCAAATTGCAAAGCAGGAATTTTTTCAGCTTGTGTGATGGCTTTTGCCCATACAATCGGTGAATTTGGAGTTGTGATGATGATAGGCGGACATAAAAAAGGCGAAACCTTAGTTGCAAGTATAGCCATTTATGATGAACTTGAAGCTTTAAACTATACCTTAGCGCATCAATACGCGTTTGCATTATTTGCTTTAAGCTTCATTTTGCTTTTAAGCCTTTATTTTGTCAATAAAAAATTCAACAATTAA
- a CDS encoding molybdenum-pterin-binding protein, giving the protein MNVLRGEVITLLDEGDIVIVKIRIKTQIFSVLMLGISSLSDLRIGNEVDLLFKEHELGFMVLNSKTSVENTFLAHITHLKKGKLLWDVEFDFEGLKLHSIITAQRGEELGLLHKQSWLCFVKANDIILRT; this is encoded by the coding sequence TTGAATGTCTTAAGAGGAGAGGTAATCACGCTTTTAGATGAAGGCGATATTGTGATTGTAAAAATTCGCATTAAAACGCAAATTTTTAGCGTTTTAATGCTAGGAATTTCTTCTTTGTCTGATTTGAGAATCGGCAATGAAGTGGATTTGCTTTTTAAAGAACATGAACTAGGATTTATGGTTTTAAATTCCAAAACCAGCGTAGAAAATACTTTCTTAGCACACATTACACATCTTAAAAAAGGCAAACTTTTATGGGACGTGGAATTTGATTTTGAGGGTTTAAAACTTCATTCTATCATCACAGCACAAAGGGGCGAAGAATTAGGACTTTTACACAAACAATCTTGGCTTTGTTTTGTTAAAGCTAATGACATTATTTTAAGGACTTAG
- a CDS encoding ThiF family adenylyltransferase: MNDRFTRVKWLIKDKNFEKITKTKVLVCGLGGVGGMCVDALFRTGFTHLTLIDADSFEITNQNRQIHSEYIGEEKAKVFERIYNAKGIVSKIDEEFLKNFDLGAFDLIIDAIDDIPAKVALAKEIDFKKQIFISSTGGARKLDSTRIKIASIFKTHGDALAKKFRYELRKSGFKGDFDVVFSDETPHCKDLGSFMGVTACFGLTLASLALKKTLHLA, translated from the coding sequence ATGAATGACAGATTTACACGCGTCAAATGGTTAATTAAAGATAAAAATTTTGAAAAAATCACAAAAACAAAGGTTTTAGTTTGCGGACTTGGTGGAGTGGGCGGAATGTGCGTTGATGCCCTTTTTCGCACAGGTTTTACACATTTAACCCTCATTGATGCGGATAGTTTTGAAATCACAAATCAAAACCGCCAAATTCATAGTGAATATATAGGCGAAGAAAAAGCTAAGGTTTTTGAAAGAATTTATAATGCTAAAGGCATAGTTTCAAAAATTGATGAGGAATTTTTGAAAAATTTTGATTTAGGTGCATTTGATTTAATCATTGATGCCATTGATGATATACCTGCAAAAGTTGCTTTGGCAAAAGAAATTGATTTTAAAAAACAAATCTTCATCTCTTCAACGGGCGGGGCAAGGAAGCTTGATTCTACGCGTATTAAAATTGCAAGTATTTTTAAAACTCACGGGGATGCTTTGGCGAAAAAATTCCGCTATGAACTTAGAAAATCAGGTTTTAAGGGGGATTTTGATGTGGTGTTTTCTGATGAAACGCCTCATTGTAAAGACTTAGGCTCTTTTATGGGTGTTACAGCGTGTTTTGGTTTGACTTTAGCCTCCTTAGCACTTAAAAAAACCCTTCATCTTGCTTAA
- the surE gene encoding 5'/3'-nucleotidase SurE, with protein MKEILITNDDGFESEGLKKLIKMLKKEFKAKITIVAPANEKSACSHSITLTKPLRFIRVGKRFYKLDDGTPADCIYLALHALYKNRLPDLVISGINKGANVGEDITYSGTCAGAMEAVLQGIPALALSQFYKNSEKEFDFKQALKITKEIIKKIFAQGFPLEKKEFLNINFPSVKTKFKGIKICKAGKRVYNYEAHSNVNPRGVEYYWLASSNLDFEDEKDSDIALLKQGYATITPIMLDLTAYKKMKNLKKWLKD; from the coding sequence ATGAAAGAAATTTTAATCACCAACGATGATGGTTTTGAGAGTGAGGGGCTTAAAAAGCTTATCAAAATGCTAAAAAAAGAGTTTAAAGCTAAAATCACTATCGTTGCTCCTGCTAATGAAAAATCCGCTTGTTCTCATTCTATCACTTTAACTAAGCCTTTAAGATTTATACGCGTGGGAAAGAGATTTTATAAACTTGATGATGGCACACCGGCAGATTGCATATATTTGGCTTTACATGCTCTTTATAAAAATCGTTTGCCTGACCTTGTGATTAGCGGGATAAACAAGGGGGCTAATGTGGGCGAGGATATAACTTATTCTGGCACTTGTGCGGGTGCAATGGAAGCGGTTTTGCAAGGAATTCCTGCCCTCGCTCTTTCTCAATTTTATAAAAACAGCGAAAAAGAATTTGATTTTAAACAAGCTTTAAAAATCACAAAAGAAATCATTAAAAAGATCTTCGCTCAAGGCTTTCCTTTGGAAAAAAAAGAATTTTTAAACATCAATTTTCCTTCTGTAAAAACGAAATTTAAAGGCATTAAAATCTGCAAAGCCGGAAAAAGGGTTTATAATTACGAGGCTCATTCAAATGTCAATCCTAGAGGAGTTGAGTATTATTGGCTTGCAAGCTCGAATTTGGATTTTGAAGATGAAAAAGATTCAGATATTGCACTTTTAAAACAAGGTTATGCGACAATTACGCCTATAATGCTTGATTTAACCGCTTATAAAAAGATGAAAAATTTAAAAAAATGGCTCAAGGATTAA
- a CDS encoding sulfate/molybdate ABC transporter ATP-binding protein: MIKIDIKHSMNSAQGRIKLECQTMFDEGKINAIFGESGAGKTTLLKIIAGLIRPEFGRIEVGDKVWLDTQKGINLCAQKRKIGFMFQDYALFPNMTVKENISYASHSKKKTEELLELMDLKNLSKIYPKELSGGQAQRVALARALAREPEFLLLDEPLSAVDFKMRAYLQDELAQILNHFKPTTLLVSHDLAEIYKLSHKILELKGGQIIKNVPKNEFFTQSNISAKLRLSAVLLEIKRSDIMVIFTLLLNENLIKITLSEEEFLKYHKEVKIGDTLLLSIKAFNPLIINEKIL; this comes from the coding sequence ATGATAAAAATTGACATAAAACATTCTATGAATTCAGCACAAGGGCGGATAAAACTTGAATGTCAAACCATGTTTGATGAGGGAAAAATAAATGCTATTTTTGGTGAAAGCGGAGCGGGTAAGACGACCTTGCTTAAGATTATTGCGGGGCTTATTAGACCTGAATTTGGACGCATTGAGGTCGGAGATAAAGTGTGGTTGGACACTCAAAAGGGCATCAATCTTTGCGCTCAAAAGAGAAAAATCGGCTTTATGTTTCAAGATTATGCTCTTTTTCCAAACATGACAGTTAAAGAAAATATTTCTTACGCTTCACATTCAAAGAAAAAAACAGAAGAGCTTTTAGAGCTTATGGATTTAAAGAACTTATCCAAAATTTACCCTAAAGAGCTTTCAGGCGGACAAGCACAAAGAGTGGCTTTGGCAAGAGCCTTAGCAAGAGAGCCCGAATTTTTGCTTTTAGATGAGCCTTTGAGTGCGGTTGATTTTAAGATGAGAGCTTATTTGCAAGATGAACTTGCTCAAATTTTAAATCATTTTAAACCCACAACCTTGCTTGTCAGTCATGATTTGGCTGAAATTTATAAGCTTAGCCATAAAATTTTAGAGCTTAAAGGGGGTCAAATCATAAAAAATGTCCCTAAAAATGAGTTTTTTACTCAATCAAATATCAGTGCGAAATTGCGTTTGAGTGCTGTTTTACTTGAGATTAAAAGAAGCGATATTATGGTCATTTTCACCCTGCTTTTAAATGAAAATCTCATAAAAATCACCCTAAGCGAAGAAGAATTTTTAAAATACCACAAAGAAGTTAAAATCGGCGATACACTCTTGCTTTCTATCAAGGCTTTTAATCCCTTAATCATTAACGAAAAAATACTATAA